The segment TTGATCCTATGGCTCTACCCCCCAATGACAAGCTGCCACCAAATCGGCGGTTTAACCGACAGTCTGATAGACGCCCAAGTCAGCAACGAGCGGAGCACTCCCCATCAAAAAAAACGGGGGGCAATCCCCTTATAAAAGCCTTGCTTATTATCTGCATGCTTTTTGCAGTGGTGTTCACGCTCCTAATGGGATATGCCTTTTTAATTGCTAAACCCAATTTGCCCAAAATTTCAGCTTTAGTGGACTACAACCCTAAATCACCGTTGCGCATCTACACGGCAGATAAAGTGCTTATAGGTGAGTTTGGGGAAGAGCGTAGGAAGGTGATTCCTTTGTCTGAAATTCCAATGAGCATGCGTAATGCCGTATTGGCGATTGAGGATGACCGTTTTTATTCTCATGGCGGAGTTGATTATGTAGGCATTTTGCGTGCCGCCCTGACCAACTTGCGCGGCAATCTTTCTCAGGGCGCATCGACCATCACGATGCAGGTAGCTAGAAATTTTTTCTTGAGTAATGAGAAAACTTTTAGCCGGAAAATTTATGAGGTCTTACTCTCCTGGGAAATTGAATCTCAATTAAGCAAAGATAAGATTCTTGAGATCTACATGAATCAGATTTTCTTGGGTCAAAGAGCTTATGGTTTTTCAAGTGCAGCCCAGATTTATTTTGGTAAGGATATTAAGGATATTTCTATTGCTGAAGCCGCGATGCTCGCAGGATTGCCTAAAGCTCCTTCGGCTTATAACCCTGTTAGCAATTTCCGACGAGCCAAAATTCGTCAAGAATATATTTTGCAACGGATGCGCGATTTGTCTTACATCACTCCTGAACAATATCAAAATGCCATGGCAGAAGAGTTGCACATTCGTGGCCTAGGGAATGAATTCAGTACACGCGCTGACTTCCCGGCTGAAATGGTTCGTCAACTGCTGTTTACACAATACGGTGAGGCAATTTACTCGCAAGGCATTGATGTCTACACCACTATCTTAAAAGCAGATCAAGATGCTGCATACAGAGCAGTGCGCCGCGGCATTTTTGACTATGACTTACGCCACGCTTATCGTGGGCCAGAAGGCTTCATTGATCTTCCAGAAGATTCAGTTAAGAGACAGCGCGCTATTGATGAGGCTTTGTTAGCTTATCCACAGTTAGATGACTTACAGTCTGGCGTGGTACTCAATGTAAAGCCAAAAGAGATGCAAGTCATGATTGCTACTGGAGATCTCATTACCCTAAAGGGTGAAGGGATGAAATTAGCAAACGCATCACTAACGGATAGTACTCAGCCTAAAAAACGTTTGCGTCCAGGCGCAATCGTCAGACTGTTGTCTGATGGTGGTGTTTGGAAATTAGCGCAATTGCCTCAAGTTGAAGCTGCTTTTGTGTCGATGAATGCTGACACGGGTGCAATTCTCTCTCTGGTGGGGGGATTTGATTTCCGTCGCAATCAATTCAATCATGTGACGCAGGCGCAGCGCCAACCTGGCTCCTCCTTTAAGCCGTTTATATATGCCGCTGCACTTGAAAAAGGCTTTTCTCCAAGCACGATGGTTAATGATGCACCTCTTTCGATAGGCAGCATGGAAACCGGTAGCCAAGCTTGGGAGCCAAAAAACTATGATGGCAAGTACGATGGCTTGATGCGTTTGCGTACAGCATTGGCTAAATCGAAGAACTTAGTTTCTGTTCGAATCATTCGCGCTATTGGACCATCTTATGCTCAGGAATATATTCAGCGTTTTGGATTTGAGGCCGATAAACACCCTCCTTACTTAACCATGGCTTTAGGTGCTGGTTCGGTAACGCCATTGCAGATGGCTTCTGCATATAGCGTCTTTGCAAACGGCGGCTATCGTGTTGATCCCTATTTAATTAACAAGATGGTGGATTCAAAAGGTACGGTTTTGTTTGAGGCTAAGCCAACAGAGGCGGGCGTTGATGCTACGCGTGTGCTTGATGCACGCACCGCTTTTGTGATGGATAGCATGCTTCAAGAGGTTACGAAGAGCGGGACTGCTGCAAGTGCAAGAGCAAAGTTGGGTCGCAACGATATAGCTGGTAAGACAGGAACAACCAACGATTCTCATGATGCTTGGTTCGCTGGTTATAGCCCAAAGGTTGTTGCTATTGCATGGATTGGTTTTGATAAGCCGCAAAGTTTAGGTGATCGGGAAACCGGTGGAGGACTTGCTTTGCCAATGTGGACTACTTACATGGCAACTGCCTTAAAGAATGAACCACAACAAGGGCGCGAAGTGCCCGCAGGAGTTATTCAAGTAGA is part of the Polynucleobacter sp. es-EL-1 genome and harbors:
- a CDS encoding penicillin-binding protein 1A; translated protein: MALPPNDKLPPNRRFNRQSDRRPSQQRAEHSPSKKTGGNPLIKALLIICMLFAVVFTLLMGYAFLIAKPNLPKISALVDYNPKSPLRIYTADKVLIGEFGEERRKVIPLSEIPMSMRNAVLAIEDDRFYSHGGVDYVGILRAALTNLRGNLSQGASTITMQVARNFFLSNEKTFSRKIYEVLLSWEIESQLSKDKILEIYMNQIFLGQRAYGFSSAAQIYFGKDIKDISIAEAAMLAGLPKAPSAYNPVSNFRRAKIRQEYILQRMRDLSYITPEQYQNAMAEELHIRGLGNEFSTRADFPAEMVRQLLFTQYGEAIYSQGIDVYTTILKADQDAAYRAVRRGIFDYDLRHAYRGPEGFIDLPEDSVKRQRAIDEALLAYPQLDDLQSGVVLNVKPKEMQVMIATGDLITLKGEGMKLANASLTDSTQPKKRLRPGAIVRLLSDGGVWKLAQLPQVEAAFVSMNADTGAILSLVGGFDFRRNQFNHVTQAQRQPGSSFKPFIYAAALEKGFSPSTMVNDAPLSIGSMETGSQAWEPKNYDGKYDGLMRLRTALAKSKNLVSVRIIRAIGPSYAQEYIQRFGFEADKHPPYLTMALGAGSVTPLQMASAYSVFANGGYRVDPYLINKMVDSKGTVLFEAKPTEAGVDATRVLDARTAFVMDSMLQEVTKSGTAASARAKLGRNDIAGKTGTTNDSHDAWFAGYSPKVVAIAWIGFDKPQSLGDRETGGGLALPMWTTYMATALKNEPQQGREVPAGVIQVDGDWFIPEFANDGGVRELQ